TCTTCCGTCGATTCTATGTATCCCCGTCCCCTGACGAAATACTCGGTGGAGGCGAGCTCGACGACCCTGCCGCCGACGTCGTTGTTGCTCCTTCTCACCGCATCGATAACGTCGTTTACGGGTATCCCGTACGCCAGGAGCTTGTTCGGATCGATTTCTATCTGGTACTGCTTGACGAACCCCCCGACGCTCGCTACCTCGGCCACGCCGGGGACGGATTCGAGCCAGTAGCGGAGATACCAGTCCTGGAGGCTCCTAAGCTCGGAGAGGTCTCTCGTTCCGGTCTCGTCGGTGAGCGCGTACTGGAAGACCCAGCCAACGCCCGTCGCGTCGGGCCCGAGGGTAGGGGTCACGCCTTCGGGGAGCTTTCCGGCGACCTCGTTCAGGTATTCGAGCACCCTGCTCCTCGCCCAGTAAATGTCGGTCCCGTCCTCGAATATGATGTAGACGAGTGACGTCCCGAACATCGACTGCCCCCTCACGGCGCTCACGCCGGGCGCTGCTATCATGCTCGTAACTATCGGGTACGTAATCTGGTCCTCTATGATGTCGGGGCTCCGGCCGTCCCAGTCGGTGTAGACGATTACCTGGACGTCCGAGAGGTCGGGGATGGCGTCGAGCGGCGTATTCTTCATCGCCCAGTAGCCCCAGACGGCCATGAAAGCGACTATGGTAATCGTGATGAACCTGTTTTTCGCCGAGTATTCTATTATCCTGTCTATCATCTCTGTCTCCGTCGGATATGCCGCGCCGGTCAGTGGCTGTGGCCCGCTCCGTCCTCCTGCCACGCCGCCGCCGCGTCCTGTATCCTGCTCTCGGAATCTATGAGAAAACGCGCGTTTGTGACGACGAGCTCCCCGTCCGAGAGGCCGCCCAGCACTTCGTAGTATCCGCCGGCTTTCGCCCCGAGCCTGACGGCCCTTATCTCCATTCTGCCCCCGCCCTTGCTGACGAAGACGATGTCGCTCGCGCCCGTACGCAGCACGGCCGAGTCGGGGACGGCCAGCCTTTCGCCTACGGGGACGTCTATGACGACGTCGGCGTACATCTCGGGAAGGAGGCTGAGGTCGGGGTTCGGGAATTCGAGGCGCGCCTTAGCCGTCCGGGTCTTCATGTCGAGATGAGGGGATATAAACGTCACCTTCCCCTTGAATTCACGGCCGGGGAGGGCGGCGAGCGTCATCGTGGCCTCGTCTCCGACCTTGACCAGGGAAATCTCGTTCTCGTATACGTCGGCCTCGACCCAGACGCTCGAATGGTCGGCTATCGTGTAAAGGACGGTGTCGGGCTCGACGTACATGTTGGGGAAGACGTTCTTTTCGAGGACGTGGCCCGAGACGGGGGAGTAGACGACGAGGTTATCCTTCACCTTTCCGGTTCTCGCGAGCTCGTCTATCTGTCCCTGAGATACGTCCCAGAGCCTGAGTCTCCTCTCGGCGGCATCGAGGAGCGCGTCGGAGCCGCCGGATATTTCCGGATAGCCGCTGCCCGAGAGGGCATCCTTCGAGCGGAGGGCTATAAGGTATTCCTCCTGCGTCGAGACGAGCTCGGGGCTGTATATGGAAAAGAGCGGCTGGCCCTTGTGGACGTGCTCGAACGTGTAATCGACGTAGAGCCTGTCCACCCAGCCGCTGAACCTCGTGTGCACGCGCTCGACCTTCGTCTCGTCGAGGACGACTATGCCGACGGTTCTTATAGTCCTGTCGAGTGGGCGCATCGTTACAGGCGTCGTCTTCACGCCTATGAGCTGCTGCCTTTCCGGGCTCACCGTAAATTCCGTCTTCGGCTTGCCGGCGTCTGCGTCCGTCGGGATTTCCTCCATCACGTGCCCGCCGTGGTCTTCACCTTGAGGCGTTCGGGTCTCGTCCGGCGCGTCGTGATGCTCGTGGCCGTTATCCTTCATCACGGGGGTGAGCTCCATGCCGCATATGGGGCACGTGCCGTGGTCTTTCATCTTCACCGATGGGTGCATGGGGCATGTCCAGTAATCTATCTCGCCCTCGGCCGTCAGCACGGGCTTCAAGGTGTGCTCGTGGCCCTTTTGAAAGAAAGGGATTTCCCTCAGGCCCGGAAGGGCGTGACCGTAACGGTATAATCCGTAGGCGATTACCGCGAGGGCGATAAGTACGGCGACGAGGGTGATGCTGTTTCGTTTTTTCATTTTCCTTCTCCTCCGGCTCCTGCGATCTCTGCCCCTGTAAACTCCTCTATCCTGGCTATTGCCTTCAGATACTCCGCGAGGTTTCTTTCGTATTCGAGCTCGAAGCTGAATACGGCGGCGAGGCTGTCGAGGAGGGCCGAAAAGTCGACGGCGCCCGTCTGGTATGCCGACGTCGCGGATTCGAGGGCCAGCCTCGATTGCGGGATTATCCCTTTTTCGTAAAGGTCCATCAGCTTCGCGGCAGTCCTCGCACCGAGGTAGCTTTCCTTAACGGAGAAGAGGACCTCCCGGTTCGTATTCCTGTAATCCTCTTCGGCGCCCCTCAGGTTGAGCGCCGCCTCCTCGACGCCGAGGCTCTGCTTCCGCCAGAAGTAGAGCGGCACCTTGACCCCGAGCGACACTTCCCAGACGCCGTCCATGCCCTTCCCCTCCTTCCCCATCACTCCGGGAGAGAGGCCGACGACGAAGTCGGGGTAGAGCTCCTTCCTGGCGAGGGCGAGCGATTCCTGCCCGGACATGACCAGGCTTTCCTTTACGGCAAGGGCGGGGGAGTTCTCCCCGGCGAGTGTTTCCGCTTCTTCGGGCGAGAAGGGAAGGGGCGTCCTTGCGGGCTCCTCCGGCCTCCCGAGAGGGGCGTCCGACGGGCGGTCGAGGAGGGAATTGATCCCGGCCTCTATTATCTCTCTTCTGAGCTCGAGCACTTCAATCTGCTCCAGGAGCTTCGACGTTTCGACGCCGGCCGTGATCATGTCCTGCTGGGCGCCCCTTCCGACCTCGTACCTTACCTTCGCTATCTCGGTGAATTTTTCGAGGAGCGTTTTATTCTTCCGGGTGATCTCGATCGCTTTCAG
The Thermodesulfobacteriota bacterium genome window above contains:
- a CDS encoding TolC family protein, which produces MKNLLCVLAILLGCSAISHADDVVTLDSLVLEALEKNPGLRAARARWEASQKRPKQEGTLPDPMIGVGWQNVTFDSITLEEDPNSMLRFSVSQEIPFPGKLSLKEKIASIYAEAEGKSYEASERKVVADLKSAYYDWQLTLKAIEITRKNKTLLEKFTEIAKVRYEVGRGAQQDMITAGVETSKLLEQIEVLELRREIIEAGINSLLDRPSDAPLGRPEEPARTPLPFSPEEAETLAGENSPALAVKESLVMSGQESLALARKELYPDFVVGLSPGVMGKEGKGMDGVWEVSLGVKVPLYFWRKQSLGVEEAALNLRGAEEDYRNTNREVLFSVKESYLGARTAAKLMDLYEKGIIPQSRLALESATSAYQTGAVDFSALLDSLAAVFSFELEYERNLAEYLKAIARIEEFTGAEIAGAGGEGK
- a CDS encoding efflux RND transporter periplasmic adaptor subunit, whose protein sequence is MKKRNSITLVAVLIALAVIAYGLYRYGHALPGLREIPFFQKGHEHTLKPVLTAEGEIDYWTCPMHPSVKMKDHGTCPICGMELTPVMKDNGHEHHDAPDETRTPQGEDHGGHVMEEIPTDADAGKPKTEFTVSPERQQLIGVKTTPVTMRPLDRTIRTVGIVVLDETKVERVHTRFSGWVDRLYVDYTFEHVHKGQPLFSIYSPELVSTQEEYLIALRSKDALSGSGYPEISGGSDALLDAAERRLRLWDVSQGQIDELARTGKVKDNLVVYSPVSGHVLEKNVFPNMYVEPDTVLYTIADHSSVWVEADVYENEISLVKVGDEATMTLAALPGREFKGKVTFISPHLDMKTRTAKARLEFPNPDLSLLPEMYADVVIDVPVGERLAVPDSAVLRTGASDIVFVSKGGGRMEIRAVRLGAKAGGYYEVLGGLSDGELVVTNARFLIDSESRIQDAAAAWQEDGAGHSH